In Paenibacillus algicola, a genomic segment contains:
- a CDS encoding HU family DNA-binding protein, with protein MQGGERMNKSDLVNQVVEATELSKKDATKAVDAVFDAISEALQNGDKVQLVGFGNFEVRERSARKGRNPQTGEEIEIPSSKIPAFKPGKALKDGIK; from the coding sequence TTGCAGGGAGGTGAAAGAATGAATAAATCAGATCTGGTCAATCAGGTGGTTGAAGCTACAGAGCTTTCCAAGAAGGATGCAACGAAAGCCGTAGACGCGGTATTTGATGCGATTTCCGAAGCTCTGCAAAATGGAGATAAGGTTCAGCTGGTTGGTTTTGGTAACTTTGAAGTGCGCGAGCGTTCCGCACGTAAAGGCCGCAACCCACAAACAGGTGAAGAAATCGAAATCCCTTCGAGCAAAATTCCTGCATTTAAACCTGGTAAAGCGCTCAAAGACGGAATTAAATAA
- the mtrB gene encoding trp RNA-binding attenuation protein MtrB, whose protein sequence is MEDARSGDYFVVKALESGVQVIGLTRGQDTRFHHTEKLDKGEIIIAQFTDHTSAVKIRGKAEVMTKHGRMESGS, encoded by the coding sequence ATGGAGGATGCACGCAGCGGTGATTACTTTGTCGTCAAGGCGCTGGAAAGCGGTGTTCAGGTCATTGGCTTGACCCGGGGACAGGATACCCGTTTTCATCATACCGAGAAGCTCGATAAAGGTGAAATCATTATTGCTCAATTCACGGATCATACCTCGGCCGTAAAAATTCGGGGAAAAGCAGAAGTCATGACGAAGCACGGCAGAATGGAGTCTGGCAGCTGA
- a CDS encoding heptaprenyl diphosphate synthase component 1 yields MKPYRVPAIAQKYLQYDMIQNHTELPEFPDARVHLLYIFMQNHALHRGPERSETAALAASLVQMGLDTHEGIDTVTEVRNEQEMRSRQLKVLAGDYFSSLFYQLLSRSGDIQSIALMSRAVSEVNVMKMKLYSKMKSMLLTSEEYLSNMVQLNMQLFLSFTPLLDASAAGTWRQLLQEFTRCELLMREMDRSASPEAGKEGYSYWLVLENGLEEDKKLLARKDLQLKDWKQLLLKHRSMDKLMDKLSQSLENIQEAWLALGESGGNQIRMASQPFMERLNTCRRAVREG; encoded by the coding sequence ATGAAACCGTATCGCGTTCCCGCAATAGCCCAGAAATATTTGCAATATGACATGATTCAGAATCATACCGAGCTGCCGGAGTTTCCGGATGCCCGAGTTCATTTACTATACATATTTATGCAGAATCACGCTCTGCATCGCGGACCGGAACGCTCGGAAACAGCAGCGCTCGCTGCTTCACTGGTTCAGATGGGTCTCGACACGCATGAAGGCATTGACACGGTCACGGAGGTCCGGAATGAGCAGGAGATGAGATCGAGGCAGCTGAAGGTACTTGCGGGCGATTACTTTAGCAGCCTGTTCTACCAGCTGCTCTCAAGATCCGGTGACATACAAAGCATTGCACTTATGAGCCGTGCTGTCAGTGAAGTGAATGTGATGAAGATGAAGCTGTATAGTAAAATGAAGAGCATGCTCCTGACTTCAGAAGAATACCTGTCAAACATGGTACAGCTGAATATGCAGCTGTTTCTTTCTTTTACGCCGTTGCTGGATGCTTCGGCAGCAGGGACCTGGAGGCAGCTCCTGCAGGAATTCACACGCTGTGAGCTGCTGATGCGCGAAATGGATCGTTCCGCATCGCCGGAAGCAGGCAAGGAAGGCTACAGCTACTGGCTCGTTCTGGAGAATGGGCTGGAGGAAGACAAGAAGCTGCTGGCCCGCAAGGATTTGCAACTCAAGGATTGGAAGCAGCTGCTCTTGAAGCACAGATCTATGGATAAGCTGATGGACAAGCTGAGCCAGTCTCTGGAGAACATACAAGAAGCATGGCTGGCACTAGGAGAGAGCGGCGGCAATCAGATCAGAATGGCGTCACAGCCGTTCATGGAACGCTTGAATACCTGCCGCCGTGCCGTTAGAGAAGGGTAG
- a CDS encoding demethylmenaquinone methyltransferase produces the protein MGNNTSRTSANQHQGEEHPKEQYVHSVFESIAGKYDMMNDLLSFRRHKAWRKFTMKQMNMQPGNTAIDLCCGTCDWTISMARASETGHIVGLDFSAGMLGVGQQKIDRSSLDRQITLVQGNAMSLPYDSNSFDYATIGFGLRNVPDYVQVLKEMKRVVKPGGMVVCLELSKPTWQPFKGLYYFYFQQMLPMMGKVVAKRYEQYKWLPESLKMFPGRQELAGVFTDIGLTNVKAFPLTGGIAALHLGIKEKKDV, from the coding sequence TTGGGAAATAACACATCCAGAACATCCGCCAATCAGCATCAGGGCGAAGAGCATCCGAAAGAGCAGTATGTTCACTCGGTATTTGAAAGCATTGCCGGCAAATATGATATGATGAATGATCTTCTCAGCTTCCGGCGGCATAAAGCGTGGCGCAAATTCACTATGAAGCAGATGAATATGCAGCCGGGGAACACCGCCATTGATTTATGCTGTGGAACCTGTGACTGGACGATTAGTATGGCCCGTGCAAGTGAAACCGGACACATAGTCGGACTGGACTTTAGTGCAGGCATGCTGGGCGTGGGTCAGCAGAAGATTGATCGAAGCAGCCTGGACCGCCAGATTACGCTCGTTCAGGGGAATGCCATGAGCCTGCCTTATGACAGCAATTCATTTGATTACGCAACGATTGGCTTTGGTTTGAGAAATGTGCCGGACTATGTCCAGGTGCTGAAGGAAATGAAGCGAGTTGTGAAGCCGGGAGGCATGGTCGTGTGCCTGGAGCTGTCCAAGCCAACCTGGCAGCCATTTAAAGGACTTTATTATTTTTATTTTCAGCAGATGCTGCCCATGATGGGTAAAGTGGTTGCAAAGCGGTATGAGCAGTACAAGTGGCTTCCGGAGTCCTTGAAGATGTTTCCGGGCCGGCAGGAGCTGGCTGGAGTCTTTACGGACATCGGGCTTACCAATGTCAAAGCCTTCCCCTTGACCGGTGGCATTGCTGCCTTACACCTGGGAATCAAGGAGAAGAAGGATGTTTAA
- a CDS encoding UbiA-like polyprenyltransferase yields the protein MFKKIGVYLEMIKVEHTLFALPFAFMGAIAGAAAVFGDLPPWMDIWWIFLAMFGARSAAFGINRLADQYIDAKNPRTSQRAIPAGLLKPVEAIVFIIVSFALFIWATIELDPFAFRLLPIAFFFLVIYSFTKRFTWLCHVVLGLTTALAPLGGWVAVTGQLDWRAMVFYLALAFWTAGFDVVYACQDEEFDSKEGLYSIPSRFGLRRALWFARGFHVITAAGLILLWIITPLGGWYLAGALIACGILFYQHYILSPNDMSRLQTAFFTMNIALSMIMFVFTLIDSVVKYV from the coding sequence ATGTTTAAGAAAATTGGCGTATATTTAGAAATGATTAAAGTAGAGCATACGTTGTTTGCTCTGCCCTTTGCATTCATGGGAGCTATTGCAGGTGCCGCCGCAGTGTTTGGCGATCTCCCGCCCTGGATGGATATCTGGTGGATTTTTCTTGCGATGTTCGGGGCCAGAAGCGCGGCCTTTGGCATTAACCGCCTTGCAGATCAGTATATTGATGCCAAGAATCCCAGAACGTCTCAGAGGGCTATTCCAGCCGGGCTGCTGAAGCCGGTGGAGGCGATTGTTTTTATTATCGTATCCTTTGCACTGTTTATCTGGGCTACGATTGAACTGGATCCTTTTGCGTTCCGCCTGCTGCCCATCGCCTTCTTCTTTCTGGTCATTTACTCCTTCACGAAGCGCTTCACCTGGCTCTGTCATGTCGTGCTTGGATTGACCACCGCCTTGGCTCCGTTAGGAGGCTGGGTTGCGGTAACCGGGCAGCTGGACTGGAGAGCGATGGTGTTCTATCTGGCGCTTGCCTTCTGGACCGCCGGCTTCGATGTCGTTTATGCTTGTCAGGATGAAGAGTTTGACAGCAAGGAAGGCTTATATTCCATTCCTTCCCGGTTTGGACTGCGCCGTGCGCTTTGGTTCGCTCGAGGCTTTCATGTGATTACCGCTGCAGGATTGATTCTGCTCTGGATCATCACGCCGCTGGGCGGGTGGTATTTAGCAGGAGCGCTGATTGCCTGCGGTATCTTGTTCTATCAGCACTACATTCTATCGCCGAACGATATGAGCAGGCTGCAAACGGCCTTTTTTACGATGAATATTGCTCTAAGCATGATTATGTTCGTATTTACCTTAATCGACTCGGTGGTGAAATACGTATGA
- a CDS encoding UbiX family flavin prenyltransferase produces MTDNRKRSWVVGITGASGSIYGVRLIQVLLSMDMDVHLVISNAGWRVLKEELGWQGTHREDLLQQHFGAYAGSYTYHAIGDIGAGIASGSYLVEGMIIMPCSMGTLSSVAHGASDNLMARAADVMLKEGRPLLLVPRETPLHAIHLENMLTLSRLGVKIIPAMPAFYFHPQTLEDLVDFLVGKVLDSVGIQHELFARWGDHDVQA; encoded by the coding sequence ATGACGGACAACCGGAAGCGAAGCTGGGTTGTAGGCATTACAGGGGCCAGCGGCTCCATTTACGGAGTTCGGCTTATCCAGGTTCTTTTATCTATGGACATGGATGTGCATCTGGTGATTTCGAATGCCGGGTGGCGTGTGCTGAAGGAGGAGCTGGGGTGGCAGGGAACTCACCGTGAGGATCTGTTGCAGCAGCACTTCGGGGCGTACGCCGGGAGCTATACGTATCACGCCATCGGTGATATCGGAGCAGGCATTGCCAGCGGCTCTTATCTGGTGGAAGGGATGATCATCATGCCGTGCTCCATGGGCACGCTGTCCTCTGTCGCGCATGGCGCTTCTGATAATCTGATGGCTCGGGCTGCAGATGTGATGCTGAAGGAAGGGCGTCCGCTTCTGCTCGTGCCAAGAGAAACTCCGCTGCACGCAATCCATCTCGAAAATATGCTGACACTGTCAAGACTGGGCGTCAAGATCATACCAGCTATGCCAGCGTTCTATTTCCATCCTCAGACTCTGGAGGACCTTGTAGATTTTCTTGTAGGTAAAGTGCTGGACAGCGTCGGGATCCAGCATGAACTATTTGCAAGATGGGGTGACCACGATGTCCAGGCCTGA
- a CDS encoding menaquinone biosynthetic enzyme MqnA/MqnD family protein, with the protein MSRPDGKTVIGKISYTNAWPLFHYADPGKLPFPAELLTAVPAVLNQGMQQGSIHIGALSSFAYGQAADKLLLLPDLSVSSDGDVKSILLFSQKPLSQLVHSRIALTNTSATSVNLLKILMKKSLNGSPEFITMEPDLDLMMASADGALLIGDHAIKASWSNHKYHVTDLGRWWKEYTGCSMTYAVWAVNRAAVQQSPGRMKAIMEMFQASKSKGLSELQPIIDEARAVIGGSQEYWQTYFSNLEYDLDDGKQQGLQLYFKYAHELGLLPSRVYPEIWNDKFVVQVKE; encoded by the coding sequence ATGTCCAGGCCTGACGGAAAAACGGTGATCGGCAAGATCAGCTATACGAATGCATGGCCGCTGTTCCATTATGCAGATCCCGGCAAGCTTCCCTTTCCAGCGGAGCTGCTCACGGCTGTTCCCGCGGTGCTGAATCAAGGTATGCAGCAGGGAAGCATTCATATCGGCGCGCTATCCTCATTCGCATATGGACAAGCGGCAGACAAGCTGCTGCTGCTCCCGGATCTGTCTGTGAGCTCGGACGGGGACGTCAAGTCAATTTTGTTGTTCTCTCAAAAGCCCTTATCCCAGCTGGTTCACTCCCGGATCGCTTTGACGAACACGTCGGCGACATCGGTTAATCTGCTGAAGATCCTAATGAAAAAATCACTCAACGGCTCTCCCGAATTTATAACCATGGAGCCGGATCTGGACCTGATGATGGCATCAGCGGACGGTGCTCTGCTCATTGGAGATCATGCGATCAAGGCCTCCTGGAGCAACCATAAATATCATGTAACTGACCTGGGACGCTGGTGGAAGGAGTATACGGGCTGCAGTATGACCTATGCTGTTTGGGCCGTAAACCGGGCTGCTGTTCAGCAGTCACCGGGCAGAATGAAGGCGATTATGGAGATGTTTCAGGCTAGCAAGTCAAAGGGTCTGAGTGAGCTTCAGCCTATTATTGATGAAGCCAGAGCCGTGATCGGCGGTTCTCAAGAATACTGGCAGACCTACTTCAGCAATCTGGAGTATGATTTGGATGACGGCAAGCAGCAAGGCCTTCAGCTGTATTTCAAATATGCGCATGAGCTGGGTCTGCTGCCGTCCCGGGTATATCCCGAGATCTGGAATGACAAATTCGTAGTGCAGGTGAAGGAATGA
- a CDS encoding polyprenyl synthetase family protein: MKRLDIFGALKKDMDLIEKELYRSIEGGDSELVETSLHLLKAGGKRLRPVFVLMGGKFGNYDIEKLKHIAVPLELIHSASLVHDDVIDNADMRRGKPTVKAKWDNRIAMYTGDYIYGKALEMTTALSNPEIHQILSKAMVEMTIGEMEQIRDFFNVEQDVRRYLLRIRRKTSLLIAVSCQLGALAADADRQKAAAMYRFGYNVGMAFQIQDDLLDVCGTEKQIGKQPGSDIRQGNISLPVIFALQDARTREPLLQEIEQIHKQDGQGDVSTAISLIRGSQGIQQSEELASRYIAKAIQALDHLPDIRTKKHLKDIAHFVTKRSY, from the coding sequence ATGAAACGACTGGACATTTTTGGAGCCTTAAAGAAGGACATGGATCTCATTGAGAAGGAGCTGTACCGGAGCATTGAGGGCGGCGATTCGGAGCTGGTCGAAACGTCGCTACATCTGCTGAAGGCTGGCGGCAAACGATTGCGTCCTGTCTTTGTGCTTATGGGCGGCAAATTCGGAAATTACGATATTGAGAAGCTCAAGCATATTGCCGTTCCGTTAGAGCTGATTCATAGTGCTTCTCTGGTGCATGACGATGTTATCGATAATGCCGACATGAGGCGGGGGAAGCCGACGGTCAAGGCCAAGTGGGACAATCGAATCGCGATGTACACCGGAGATTACATATATGGAAAAGCCCTGGAAATGACGACAGCTCTATCCAATCCGGAAATTCACCAGATTCTGTCCAAGGCTATGGTCGAAATGACGATCGGAGAAATGGAGCAAATCCGGGATTTCTTTAATGTGGAGCAGGATGTCAGGCGATATCTGCTGCGCATTCGCAGAAAAACCTCGCTCCTGATTGCCGTTAGCTGTCAGCTTGGAGCCCTGGCTGCAGATGCCGACCGGCAAAAGGCTGCAGCGATGTACCGATTCGGGTACAACGTCGGCATGGCTTTTCAAATTCAGGATGATCTGCTCGACGTCTGCGGCACTGAGAAGCAGATCGGCAAGCAGCCGGGCAGCGACATCCGTCAAGGTAATATTTCACTGCCGGTCATCTTCGCTCTGCAGGATGCCAGGACGCGGGAGCCGCTGCTGCAGGAAATTGAACAGATTCACAAGCAAGACGGACAAGGGGACGTCAGTACGGCGATTTCTCTCATCCGCGGGAGCCAAGGAATCCAGCAATCCGAGGAGCTTGCGAGCCGGTACATTGCCAAGGCGATTCAAGCTCTGGACCATCTTCCGGATATCCGTACCAAAAAACATTTAAAAGATATTGCACATTTTGTAACCAAGCGTTCATACTAG
- the ndk gene encoding nucleoside-diphosphate kinase, with protein sequence MERTFLMVKPDGVQRGLIGRIVSRLEDKGFKLVAGKFVQVTEKQAKKHYAEHEGKDFFPNLVSFITSGPVFAMVWEGDNIIELSRIVIGKTNVTEAQPGTIRGDFACHTPRNLIHGSDSPASAEREIGNFFDSQEIVDYDKSMSRWS encoded by the coding sequence ATGGAACGTACTTTTTTAATGGTCAAGCCGGATGGTGTTCAGCGGGGTCTGATTGGCCGCATCGTGAGCCGTCTGGAGGATAAAGGCTTTAAGCTGGTTGCTGGCAAATTCGTGCAGGTAACAGAGAAACAGGCCAAAAAGCATTATGCGGAGCACGAAGGTAAGGATTTCTTCCCGAATCTCGTTTCCTTTATTACGTCGGGACCTGTCTTTGCGATGGTGTGGGAAGGCGATAACATTATCGAGCTGTCCCGAATAGTCATCGGAAAAACCAATGTGACAGAGGCCCAGCCGGGAACGATTCGCGGTGACTTCGCCTGTCATACCCCCCGTAATCTGATCCACGGGTCAGATTCTCCTGCAAGCGCGGAACGCGAGATCGGTAACTTTTTTGACAGCCAGGAGATCGTGGATTATGACAAAAGCATGAGCCGCTGGAGTTAA
- a CDS encoding CheR family methyltransferase: MQCEQIGQDPDYSGFILNIERSTGINLAEYKETQMKRRLTTLRMKNGYSSFAAFYEAMMKDKLLFQEFLDRMTINVSEFWRNPNRWEVLRTKVLPEMKPSGRLKVWSAACSTGEEPYTLAMILSEERLLSGSTILASDLDEGALARAQEGLYVERSLKDVPREIASRYFKEEGPVFRVDPQLKKGIRFQKQNLLTDRFETGFDLIVCRNVMIYFTEEAKHKLYHKFAASLRPGGVLFVGSTEQIFNPGQYGLETAETFFYRKIQS, from the coding sequence ATGCAATGTGAGCAGATCGGACAGGATCCGGATTACTCCGGCTTTATCCTGAATATTGAGCGCAGCACGGGAATCAATCTGGCAGAATATAAAGAAACCCAGATGAAGCGCAGACTGACTACCCTGCGGATGAAGAACGGGTACTCATCGTTTGCGGCTTTTTACGAAGCGATGATGAAGGACAAGCTGCTGTTTCAGGAGTTTCTGGATCGAATGACGATCAACGTATCGGAATTCTGGCGGAATCCGAATCGATGGGAAGTGCTTCGCACCAAGGTGCTGCCGGAGATGAAGCCATCCGGCCGACTTAAGGTATGGAGTGCCGCCTGCTCTACCGGGGAGGAGCCTTACACGCTGGCTATGATTCTCTCAGAAGAGAGGTTGCTTTCTGGCAGCACGATTCTGGCCAGTGATCTGGATGAAGGCGCATTGGCACGTGCGCAAGAGGGCTTGTATGTGGAAAGGTCGTTAAAGGACGTGCCGCGTGAGATTGCTTCCCGTTATTTTAAGGAAGAAGGACCGGTATTCCGTGTTGATCCCCAGCTGAAGAAGGGAATTCGGTTTCAGAAGCAGAACCTGCTTACAGACCGGTTTGAAACCGGATTTGATCTGATCGTGTGCCGCAATGTGATGATTTATTTCACTGAAGAGGCAAAGCACAAGCTCTATCACAAGTTTGCTGCCAGCCTGCGGCCTGGCGGTGTGCTGTTTGTAGGCAGCACGGAGCAGATATTTAACCCGGGGCAGTACGGGTTAGAGACCGCAGAAACGTTCTTCTACCGCAAAATCCAATCATAA
- the aroB gene encoding 3-dehydroquinate synthase: MKTLQVHLGERSYPIYIGRDLLSKAGTYCEERGITRKSRHLIVTDESVAPHYLERVQSSLAEAGYDAAVHIVPAGEGSKSLKVYEEVMTTAISSRLDRSSAVFALGGGVVGDLAGFVAASYMRGITFVQIPTTILAHDSSVGGKVAVNHPLAKNMIGAFHQPVMVLYDVDTLTTLPPREVSAGLAEMVKHGLILDRDFAYWCLEHADDLLALDADTLTYGLERGCAIKAEVVSSDERESGWRAVLNLGHTIGHAVEAVGGYGRFLHGEAIAIGMAGSAMLAEELGRSGLYDETVKMLQAIQLPVTLPGDVSVDEVMEAMQHDKKFSEGQMVFIVPEEIGRVSIVKDVPVTVVRSVVERLQKEGIKG, translated from the coding sequence ATGAAAACACTTCAAGTCCATTTAGGAGAACGATCCTACCCGATTTATATTGGACGGGATTTATTAAGCAAGGCAGGAACCTATTGCGAAGAGCGGGGAATCACTCGTAAGAGCCGGCATCTCATCGTTACCGATGAAAGCGTGGCCCCTCATTATCTGGAGCGGGTTCAGAGCAGTTTGGCGGAAGCAGGTTATGATGCAGCAGTACATATTGTTCCAGCAGGTGAAGGCTCAAAGTCATTAAAGGTTTACGAAGAAGTCATGACGACGGCGATATCTTCCCGTTTGGATCGAAGCTCGGCCGTTTTTGCACTGGGCGGTGGGGTCGTGGGAGATCTTGCTGGCTTTGTGGCAGCCTCATATATGCGGGGCATTACGTTTGTACAAATTCCGACGACCATTCTTGCGCATGACAGCAGCGTTGGTGGGAAGGTGGCGGTGAACCATCCTCTGGCCAAAAATATGATCGGGGCTTTTCATCAGCCCGTCATGGTGCTTTATGATGTCGATACGCTGACTACGCTGCCTCCCCGCGAAGTATCAGCGGGGCTGGCCGAAATGGTGAAGCACGGCCTGATTCTGGATCGGGATTTTGCATACTGGTGCTTGGAGCACGCCGATGATTTACTGGCTCTGGATGCGGATACCTTAACGTATGGTTTGGAGCGCGGCTGTGCCATTAAGGCTGAGGTCGTATCCTCAGATGAGCGGGAAAGCGGATGGAGAGCGGTTCTTAATCTGGGACATACCATCGGCCATGCTGTTGAGGCTGTCGGCGGATATGGACGTTTTTTGCACGGGGAAGCCATCGCAATCGGGATGGCAGGCTCCGCGATGCTCGCGGAGGAGCTGGGAAGAAGCGGCCTGTACGATGAAACGGTGAAGATGCTGCAGGCGATACAGCTGCCGGTGACATTGCCTGGGGATGTTTCCGTCGATGAAGTCATGGAAGCCATGCAGCACGACAAGAAATTTTCAGAAGGACAAATGGTATTTATTGTGCCGGAAGAAATCGGTCGTGTCAGCATCGTCAAGGATGTGCCTGTGACCGTAGTACGCAGCGTTGTGGAACGTTTACAGAAAGAGGGGATCAAGGGATGA
- the aroH gene encoding chorismate mutase, translated as MMNRGIRGATTVSGNNEQEILNETIVLLQEIISSNDLEPEFISNIWITMTQDLNAAFPAKAIRNLDGWELVPLMCSVEIPVEGSLPRCIRLMVQVNTEKSQQDIKHVYLNEAKRLRPDLSSTASS; from the coding sequence ATGATGAATCGCGGCATTCGCGGTGCCACTACGGTATCCGGTAATAACGAGCAGGAAATTTTGAATGAAACGATTGTGTTGCTTCAGGAGATCATTTCGAGCAATGATCTTGAACCGGAATTTATCAGCAATATTTGGATCACCATGACACAGGATCTGAATGCAGCCTTTCCGGCAAAGGCTATTCGCAACCTGGACGGCTGGGAGCTCGTTCCATTGATGTGTTCTGTGGAGATACCGGTTGAGGGCAGCCTTCCGCGCTGCATACGCCTCATGGTTCAGGTCAATACTGAAAAAAGCCAGCAGGACATCAAGCATGTCTATCTCAATGAAGCCAAGCGCCTGCGGCCGGATCTGTCATCGACGGCTTCCTCATAG
- the trpE gene encoding anthranilate synthase component I produces MASPSVEQVISLAGRYNLIPVAVRLLADMETPIRLFQRYAERERAFLLESVEGGVQWARYSFIGTDPFLMIKGKNGTIEVEVDGERKQLNGKPVEELKALLRGYRSPQLEEMPPFTGGAIGFFGYDLLQYYENLPAHALDDLGMDDIRFMFCDQIIVFDHIKQHILLLGNVHIKEGDTDEEIRRSYHEVCSRLEATAGQLQEQGPRENVNARGIPVNLEPKDIQSNMTKEQYIANVEKAKEYIRAGDIFQVVLSQRFHIDTEVSPLHVYRVLRTVNPSPYMYYLKMDEEIIVGTSPEALVKVDGGRLETRPIAGTRPRGADEAADKALAEDLLQDEKERAEHLMLVDLGRNDLGRVSEFGTVKCESFMEIERYSHVMHIVSSVTGKLREDKDFFDAFLSCLPAGTVSGAPKLRAMEIIAELEREARGAYAGAIGYLGFAGNMDSCITIRTIIFRKGKAYVQAGAGIVWDSVPEKEYEETVNKAKGMLKAIRVAEEMFPPEPKPDHVTNQDYFFEYNPK; encoded by the coding sequence ATGGCGAGTCCATCTGTAGAGCAGGTCATCAGCCTGGCAGGACGGTATAACCTGATTCCCGTAGCGGTACGTTTGCTGGCCGACATGGAAACCCCGATCCGATTATTCCAGCGTTACGCCGAGCGTGAAAGAGCGTTTCTGCTGGAAAGTGTGGAGGGCGGCGTTCAATGGGCGCGTTATTCCTTTATCGGTACGGATCCCTTCCTGATGATTAAAGGCAAGAACGGCACCATTGAGGTGGAGGTGGACGGCGAGCGCAAACAGCTGAACGGCAAGCCCGTGGAGGAGCTGAAGGCCTTGCTGAGAGGATATCGAAGCCCGCAGCTAGAGGAGATGCCTCCTTTTACAGGCGGCGCGATTGGCTTTTTCGGGTATGATTTGCTGCAATATTATGAGAATCTGCCGGCGCATGCGCTGGACGATCTGGGAATGGACGATATTCGTTTTATGTTCTGCGACCAGATTATCGTGTTCGACCATATCAAGCAGCACATTCTGCTTCTGGGTAATGTCCATATTAAGGAAGGAGACACCGATGAGGAGATTCGGCGATCCTATCATGAGGTGTGCAGCAGGCTTGAAGCGACAGCGGGACAGCTGCAGGAGCAGGGACCTCGTGAGAATGTGAACGCCAGAGGCATTCCGGTTAACCTGGAGCCGAAGGACATTCAGTCCAACATGACCAAGGAGCAATATATCGCAAATGTGGAAAAGGCGAAGGAATATATTCGCGCCGGTGATATTTTTCAAGTTGTGCTATCCCAGCGCTTTCATATTGATACCGAGGTTTCCCCGCTCCATGTTTACCGGGTGCTTCGGACAGTGAATCCATCACCCTATATGTACTACTTGAAAATGGATGAAGAAATTATAGTAGGAACGTCGCCGGAGGCGCTCGTCAAAGTAGACGGCGGCCGGCTCGAAACCCGGCCTATTGCCGGTACCCGGCCGAGGGGAGCCGATGAGGCTGCGGACAAAGCATTGGCAGAGGATCTCCTGCAGGATGAGAAGGAGCGCGCCGAGCATCTCATGCTGGTGGATTTAGGAAGAAATGATTTGGGGCGTGTCAGTGAATTCGGTACCGTGAAATGTGAGTCCTTTATGGAGATTGAACGGTATTCCCATGTCATGCACATCGTCTCCAGCGTGACGGGCAAGCTGCGAGAGGATAAGGACTTTTTTGATGCATTTCTGTCCTGTCTTCCGGCGGGTACCGTCTCCGGTGCGCCGAAGCTGCGAGCTATGGAAATTATCGCAGAGCTGGAGAGGGAAGCCAGAGGAGCGTACGCGGGAGCGATTGGTTATTTAGGCTTCGCCGGCAACATGGATTCCTGTATCACCATCCGCACAATTATTTTCCGCAAAGGCAAGGCCTATGTTCAGGCGGGAGCGGGCATCGTCTGGGATTCGGTGCCAGAGAAGGAATACGAGGAAACGGTAAACAAGGCGAAGGGGATGCTGAAGGCGATCCGGGTAGCAGAGGAGATGTTTCCGCCGGAGCCGAAGCCTGATCATGTGACGAATCAGGATTATTTTTTCGAATATAACCCTAAATGA